GATAGATAAAACAGAAACTTCATTTCTTCTTTTTCTTTTGTTTCTGCTCTCGTTTCCTGGACCTGATTTCAGCAATTTTCTTCGCCAGCTCAATCATTATGCTGGTCTTTGTGTCAGTCTTCTCAACCACAACCCGTCCTCCTTCTTCCCACCACCACTTGGGATATTTTTTCTCCTCCACCCTGAACCTGATGCCCAGCTCACTGCAAGCCTCAACCAGCTCGTTCAACTTCACATTGGGGATGGCAAATCTCTTCGGTATTCTCCTCCCTTCAGCCCTTGATTTTTTGCTGTCCAGATTTACCGTCCAGATAACACACTCCTTCACGTTTCACCTCATGTTTCTGAATGTTATCTCAACCAGAGGGTGAGGAACGTCCTCTATTATCTCCACGTCTTTCACGGATTTTAGCCCCTTCTTTCTTACAAGCTTTTCTATACCCAGTTCAACTTCGTGGGGCACCTCTATAATGTAGGCATCCAGTTCCTTCACTCCCAGTTTTGCAGCGGCCACAACTCTGTGATGACCGTCCACAAGATAGTATCTCGAATCCTTTTTGATCACGACTATTGGCTCCGCCAGTCCCCTTTTCAGCTCGTGTATCCTCCCCTTAAGCTCGTCAGCGTAAATTCTGGTTTGAGTTGGGATAAGCAGGGCAGTCTCAACCTTACCCCTGCTTACCGTCGTCTTGACACCATGGACCTTCTCTATCGTGTTTTTCAGCTTTTCAACCTTATCCGGATCAACCTTCTCAATCTGACTCCTGATAACATCTGCGTTTGAAATTATCCCCACTAGTCTGTTGTCCTCATCAACAACCGGGAGTTTTGAATGTCCCGTCCTGAACATGACTCTCGCAGCATCCCTCAAATCCATAAAATCCCTCGCAACGTAAAGTTCCTTTGACATTATGTCTCTGATTCTAACCTTTCCGTCCCTTCCCAGCAGATCAACAGCCGAAACATAGCCAACAACCCTCATATTGTCATCCACAACAGGAAA
The genomic region above belongs to Archaeoglobus neptunius and contains:
- a CDS encoding signal recognition particle subunit SRP19/SEC65 family protein: MKECVIWTVNLDSKKSRAEGRRIPKRFAIPNVKLNELVEACSELGIRFRVEEKKYPKWWWEEGGRVVVEKTDTKTSIMIELAKKIAEIRSRKREQKQKKKKK
- a CDS encoding CBS domain-containing ParB/RepB/Spo0J family partition protein, producing MNIKVKEYMTRNVYTLKPENTVEEAIQLVKETGHDSFPVVDDNMRVVGYVSAVDLLGRDGKVRIRDIMSKELYVARDFMDLRDAARVMFRTGHSKLPVVDEDNRLVGIISNADVIRSQIEKVDPDKVEKLKNTIEKVHGVKTTVSRGKVETALLIPTQTRIYADELKGRIHELKRGLAEPIVVIKKDSRYYLVDGHHRVVAAAKLGVKELDAYIIEVPHEVELGIEKLVRKKGLKSVKDVEIIEDVPHPLVEITFRNMR